The genomic region TGATACGACTCTTGCACGATAGAGGGAGGAGGCCGATGATTCAACGGGCGGAAGAACGGGTAGGCCGGTCGGATCACCTGCGCCCGCGCCGCGGATCCGCGCACGTGAGAGGTCCCGTACGCGGACCGGCCGGCTACCGCGCCCTGGCCGGGTTCTGGAAGGGCACGCCGGCGTCCGCGGACAGCGCGGCCTTCAGTTGCACCGTGGTGTCGTCGGCGAGGACCTCCGGCCGGTCGTCCGCGAGCCCGTCGAGCGCCGCGCGCACCACGTCGGCGGGGTCGTTCAGGTCCGCGTCGATCCCGGCCATCATGTCGGTGTCGGTCCCGGCCAGGACCAGGCCGGTCACCAGCGTTCCCTGCTCGGCGAGTTCCACCCGGACGCCGTTGGTGAGGGACCATGCGGCGGCCTTCGACATGGCGTAGCCGTTCGCGCCGTCGAAGACCGTCCACGACAGGGCGGACAGTACGTTCAGGACGGCGCCGCCGCCGTTCGCGGCCAGAGCGGGCGCGAACGCGCGGATCACGTTGAGCGTGCCGAAGACGTTGGTCTCCATCTCCCGGCGTACCTGCTCCAGGTCGCCGAGGACGAGGTTCTGCCGGAGGGACACCCCCGCGTTGTTGATCAGGACGTCGACGTCGGCCGCCGCCGACGCCGCTGCGGCGACCGAGTCCGGATCGGTGATGTCGAGCGGCAGCACCTCGGCTCCGGGGATGTCGACCTTCTCGGGTGTGCGGGCGGTCGCGTAGACCTTGGCCGCGCCGCGTTCGAGCAACTGCAGGGCGAAGTGCCGACCGATGCCGCGGTTGGCACCGGTGACGAGGGCTGTGCTTCCGGCGAGCTTCATGCTTTCTCCCGTGGACGGCGAGCGGACGTGCTCGCGAAGGCGACTGTCACGATTCACCGTAGGGAGCAAGGCGTGAGCGGGTCGATGACTCGCATGCGCAGATCAGTGTCCGTTCGTCGCATACGAGCACACGCATCGGATCCGGCGGGACCTGGACACCTCCGCCGCGCGCGGCGTAGGGTCCGCGGATGGACTTGCTGTCGGACATCCTCACCGTCACCGGTGTGCGCGGAACGCTCGGGGCGCGGATCGAGGGCGCCGAGGGATGGGGCGTGCGCTGGACCCCGACCCCCGGTTCCGCCGTCGTCTACGCCGTCGCCGCCGGGACGGCGTGGCTCACGGTCCCGGGGCACGACCCCAGGCAGCTCATGCCGGGCGACGCCGTGCTGCTTCCGAGCGGAGGCGAGCACGATGTCTCCGGAGCCCCTGGTGTGCGGTCGCCCGCATGCGACCATGTCGCCGCGGAG from Nocardiopsis aegyptia harbors:
- a CDS encoding SDR family oxidoreductase, producing the protein MKLAGSTALVTGANRGIGRHFALQLLERGAAKVYATARTPEKVDIPGAEVLPLDITDPDSVAAAASAAADVDVLINNAGVSLRQNLVLGDLEQVRREMETNVFGTLNVIRAFAPALAANGGGAVLNVLSALSWTVFDGANGYAMSKAAAWSLTNGVRVELAEQGTLVTGLVLAGTDTDMMAGIDADLNDPADVVRAALDGLADDRPEVLADDTTVQLKAALSADAGVPFQNPARAR